A single region of the Chryseobacterium sp. 6424 genome encodes:
- the porU gene encoding type IX secretion system sortase PorU — MRIFLLFFFFFTSTLLSAQTIRLDWAGTETINFGSYKVTAPAFKNAGFAYEEGAVFFRSSEKAGAGEKQITDLQWEKISIKELYDLSPNVLPTREIKEVSHYTNPYTGQKTINIRVGALKTENGAVYRLMAFTLIDAPQNLTARHRTERIGTSDNPLKSGTFYKIKVDKSGVFKITTKFLRDNGINPSNINPKNFRIYGNGGLMLPEHNLDPRYTSVQENAIQVTGEEDGVWNDGDYALFYAQGPHGFNVYKNVHADPTNRRIETRRDTSRNFVNIYDDYSYYFINFDLGPGKRIKEEDQEVSAVPFTRYDEYQYINEEKYNLMKVGRIWVGDAFNDNKTVEFTTKSPIQADESVKFRSRIVGYQAAGNNITISFNNQQQDVTNIPSESRKDYQPITFSGELTGLQGNKLTFSYQPNISANPNGRFYFDYAEVQYREELKYSDGQLSFRRYDINENSGSDYAFSIANATNIEQVWQVSDLTNARRKVNKSGNNSQFSFGYTANSNTFVNEFIAFKHTDAYSPMFVGRIENQDLSSLQNIDYLMITAPEMLGQAQRLADYYKNQYNVAVVDVNKIYNEFSSGRKDITAIRDFTTRLNTTNGRLKYLFILGDTSYDFKGKANPGSDIIPSYQSEESRDYEMTYVTDDYFVMTSPQRITASSLSSTLPDLPVGRLPAANITEAKLLIDKTLAYYNALPGQSTPFGEWRMKLDFVVDDDADNGVPFHNTMNNALKKAELDSGYLTPPSNIYYTNKKPEYNIRKLYFDAFQAQTSAAGQRYPQINQAIANDMGNSLYIFYFGHGGINGWAQERVLSLEEIRNFNNWNNVYSRFPLVSTITCEFTLWDEPSTFSAGEQVMKAKQGGASMMLTSSRAIGVGYGELFTTIFTRHLFELENDDFKSLGDAFLEAKIEKGIDENHLKVNLLGDPAAKLSRPKRLLKIDSVESPIPGQLRALDFVKIKGHITKADGSVDADFNGRVAINIFDKRVNKKTLNNDNDSKLNPVLNYTEENGPIVKASGKAVDGMFTVEFYVPKDINYEVGTGRILAYADNNVFDVFNNQEQQIGGINPDGIIDNEVPKVQLYMNNTNFADGGITNQNPTLLACITDDKGINSTGSGIGHDITVILDGKVIDTVVLNDFYFSGDGNGCNNTNLADYQKGTVSYPFRNLAPGPHQLTFKVWDINNNSTTSTLNFVVKDESNQNLTLNKPLNWPNPFTNKTYVQFEHNCDDLLDVNVQIYTITGKLVKTISTTVTAEPSFQGFRTPKTAIEWDGNDDFGDAVGKGTYIFKIFAKSQNQEKCKGSATAVEKMVLLK; from the coding sequence ATGCGAATTTTTCTGCTTTTTTTCTTTTTTTTTACCTCTACCCTTTTGTCGGCGCAAACCATCCGTCTGGACTGGGCAGGTACTGAAACCATAAATTTTGGCAGTTATAAAGTAACCGCCCCTGCTTTTAAAAACGCTGGTTTCGCTTATGAAGAAGGCGCTGTTTTTTTCCGTTCAAGTGAGAAAGCTGGTGCAGGTGAAAAACAAATCACCGACCTGCAGTGGGAAAAAATTTCGATAAAGGAACTTTACGACCTCAGTCCGAACGTATTGCCGACACGGGAAATAAAGGAAGTCAGCCACTACACCAATCCGTACACGGGCCAAAAAACCATCAATATTCGGGTAGGCGCTTTAAAAACAGAGAACGGAGCCGTTTACCGTCTCATGGCTTTCACATTGATCGATGCTCCCCAAAATTTAACAGCACGACACCGAACCGAGCGAATCGGTACGAGCGATAACCCGCTCAAATCCGGCACATTCTATAAGATAAAAGTGGATAAATCCGGGGTATTTAAAATTACCACAAAATTCCTTCGGGACAATGGCATTAATCCTTCTAACATCAATCCGAAGAACTTCAGGATCTACGGAAATGGTGGGTTAATGCTGCCAGAACATAACCTCGACCCACGCTACACATCGGTTCAGGAAAATGCCATACAGGTAACCGGCGAGGAAGACGGCGTTTGGAATGACGGTGATTATGCGCTTTTTTATGCGCAAGGTCCACACGGCTTTAATGTGTATAAAAATGTACATGCTGACCCTACGAACAGACGGATTGAGACACGGCGCGACACCAGTAGGAACTTCGTCAACATCTATGATGATTACTCCTATTATTTCATCAATTTCGATCTCGGGCCTGGCAAACGTATCAAGGAGGAGGACCAGGAAGTATCTGCGGTGCCCTTTACACGTTATGATGAATATCAGTACATTAACGAAGAGAAATACAACCTGATGAAGGTAGGCCGGATCTGGGTCGGTGATGCCTTTAATGATAATAAAACGGTAGAATTTACTACAAAATCACCCATTCAGGCTGATGAATCCGTCAAATTCAGGAGTCGAATCGTCGGCTATCAGGCTGCAGGTAATAATATCACCATCAGTTTCAATAATCAGCAGCAAGATGTCACCAACATCCCATCTGAGTCGCGGAAGGATTATCAACCCATTACCTTCTCTGGCGAACTTACAGGTTTACAGGGCAATAAACTCACCTTCAGCTATCAACCAAACATTTCCGCTAACCCCAATGGCAGGTTTTATTTCGATTATGCTGAAGTACAGTATCGTGAGGAATTGAAATATAGCGACGGCCAACTGAGTTTCCGGCGGTATGACATCAATGAAAACTCTGGCAGCGATTACGCATTCTCGATTGCCAACGCAACAAATATCGAACAGGTCTGGCAGGTATCAGATCTTACCAATGCCCGCAGAAAAGTTAATAAATCTGGCAACAACAGCCAGTTCAGCTTCGGCTATACTGCCAACAGCAATACCTTTGTTAACGAGTTCATTGCCTTTAAACATACCGATGCCTATAGCCCTATGTTCGTTGGCAGAATTGAAAACCAAGACCTATCCAGCCTACAGAACATTGATTATCTGATGATTACCGCACCGGAAATGCTGGGGCAGGCGCAACGGCTTGCTGATTATTATAAGAACCAGTATAATGTAGCGGTAGTGGATGTGAATAAAATCTATAACGAATTCAGCAGTGGCAGAAAAGACATCACCGCTATCCGCGATTTCACCACCAGACTGAACACCACCAATGGTCGACTGAAATACCTTTTCATTCTGGGCGATACTTCTTATGATTTCAAGGGAAAGGCAAACCCTGGTTCGGATATCATCCCATCTTACCAGAGCGAGGAAAGCAGGGATTATGAAATGACGTACGTCACTGACGATTATTTCGTGATGACCTCTCCACAACGCATCACAGCCAGTTCCTTATCATCCACGCTGCCAGATTTACCTGTTGGCCGACTTCCTGCCGCAAACATTACAGAAGCCAAACTATTGATTGACAAAACTTTGGCTTATTATAATGCGTTACCAGGACAGTCCACGCCTTTCGGTGAGTGGCGCATGAAACTGGATTTTGTGGTGGACGACGACGCGGATAACGGAGTCCCATTCCATAACACCATGAATAACGCCTTGAAAAAAGCAGAATTGGATAGCGGATATCTCACGCCTCCTTCAAATATCTATTATACCAATAAAAAACCTGAGTATAACATCCGTAAGCTTTACTTTGATGCGTTTCAGGCACAGACCTCCGCCGCCGGGCAACGTTATCCGCAGATCAACCAGGCGATCGCCAATGATATGGGTAACAGCCTTTACATCTTCTATTTCGGGCATGGTGGTATTAATGGCTGGGCACAGGAAAGGGTTCTTTCGCTGGAAGAGATCCGGAATTTTAACAACTGGAACAATGTCTATTCCCGGTTTCCATTGGTTTCTACCATTACATGCGAATTTACACTTTGGGACGAGCCTTCCACATTTTCCGCGGGTGAGCAGGTAATGAAAGCCAAGCAGGGCGGAGCGTCCATGATGCTTACCTCGAGCCGTGCGATCGGTGTGGGTTACGGCGAACTTTTTACAACCATTTTTACCCGCCATCTTTTTGAACTGGAGAATGATGATTTTAAAAGCCTGGGTGACGCTTTCCTGGAAGCCAAAATTGAGAAAGGCATCGATGAAAATCACCTTAAAGTAAACCTGCTCGGCGATCCTGCGGCCAAACTCAGCCGACCTAAAAGATTGCTGAAAATAGATTCGGTGGAATCTCCGATACCCGGCCAATTGCGCGCACTGGATTTTGTGAAAATAAAGGGGCACATTACCAAAGCAGACGGTTCCGTTGATGCAGATTTTAACGGAAGAGTGGCCATCAACATTTTCGATAAAAGGGTGAATAAAAAAACGCTGAATAACGACAACGACTCGAAACTGAACCCCGTTTTAAATTACACCGAAGAGAACGGGCCGATCGTAAAGGCTTCCGGCAAAGCCGTGGATGGTATGTTCACTGTAGAATTTTATGTGCCGAAAGATATCAACTACGAGGTAGGAACTGGCAGAATTCTAGCCTATGCGGACAATAACGTGTTTGATGTCTTTAATAACCAGGAGCAGCAGATCGGCGGCATCAATCCAGACGGAATTATAGACAACGAAGTGCCGAAAGTGCAGTTGTATATGAACAATACCAATTTCGCGGACGGCGGCATCACCAATCAGAACCCTACGCTTCTGGCGTGCATCACTGATGACAAGGGAATCAATTCTACCGGTTCGGGCATTGGGCACGACATTACGGTAATCCTGGATGGTAAAGTGATAGATACCGTGGTTCTTAATGATTTTTATTTTTCCGGTGACGGCAATGGCTGCAACAACACCAATTTAGCGGATTACCAGAAAGGCACTGTAAGCTACCCGTTCCGTAACCTCGCGCCGGGCCCACATCAGCTCACTTTCAAGGTTTGGGATATTAACAATAATTCTACTACCAGCACGTTAAATTTTGTAGTTAAAGACGAGAGCAACCAGAACCTCACCCTAAACAAACCACTAAACTGGCCAAACCCCTTTACCAACAAAACCTATGTTCAGTTTGAGCATAACTGTGATGACCTGCTTGATGTAAATGTACAGATCTACACCATTACCGGGAAACTCGTGAAAACCATCAGTACAACAGTTACCGCAGAGCCGTCCTTTCAGGGTTTCCGCACACCGAAAACTGCCATTGAATGGGACGGGAACGATGATTTTGGAGACGCAGTTGGAAAAGGCACCTATATTTTTAAGATCTTTGCAAAAAGCCAAAACCAAGAGAAATGCAAAGGCAGCGCTACCGCTGTAGAGAAAATGGTTTTACTGAAATAA
- a CDS encoding GDSL-type esterase/lipase family protein produces MKKFLSLLACLLFSAFIFAQSKPAFWDDIERFKETDNKTPPPRDAILLVGSSSFTMWQDVADYFPGKTFINRGFGGSSLLDLNFYSVELLKPYQPKQIIIYCGENDFASNPNLKPRQVYNRFRHFFTEIRKYHPDVPVAYVSTKLSPSRKQLWPKFIATNTMIRKFMERNKNTAYIDITKAMNGPDGTTRSDLFLADLLHMKPEGYRIWAKEIQPYLK; encoded by the coding sequence ATGAAAAAATTTCTTTCGCTGCTGGCGTGTTTGCTGTTTTCAGCGTTTATTTTCGCACAGTCGAAACCCGCGTTTTGGGATGATATAGAACGTTTTAAAGAAACGGACAACAAAACGCCACCGCCTCGTGATGCGATTTTACTGGTTGGGAGTTCCTCTTTCACCATGTGGCAGGATGTCGCCGATTATTTCCCGGGGAAAACTTTCATTAACCGTGGTTTCGGAGGCTCCAGTCTGTTAGATCTTAATTTCTATTCAGTGGAACTTCTAAAACCTTACCAGCCAAAACAAATCATTATTTACTGTGGTGAAAACGATTTCGCTTCAAATCCTAACTTGAAACCCCGACAGGTTTATAACAGATTCCGACACTTTTTTACAGAAATAAGGAAATATCATCCAGATGTCCCGGTAGCTTATGTTTCAACAAAACTTTCACCAAGCCGCAAACAGCTCTGGCCTAAATTTATTGCCACGAACACTATGATCAGAAAGTTTATGGAGCGAAATAAGAATACAGCATATATTGATATTACCAAAGCGATGAACGGACCCGATGGCACCACCCGTAGTGACCTCTTCTTAGCCGACTTACTCCACATGAAGCCAGAAGGTTACCGGATCTGGGCAAAGGAAATACAACCTTATTTAAAATAA
- a CDS encoding DEAD/DEAH box helicase — MEKITFADFELPEKILDVLADSNLFEPTPIQEKALKPILSGRDVMGIAQTGTGKTLAYLLPVLKTWKYNKNGNPTVLILVPTRELVVQVTEILKNLTQHLTTRVIGIYGGVNIRTQKLLFDEGCDILIGTPGRVMDLAIDSAISLKEVQKLVIDEFDEMLNLGFKMQLSTILTMTREKRQNILFSATMTDAVDEMLEEYFASPIEISLAKSGTPLEKIEQFGYKVSNFNTKINLLEYLLKSNADLSKILVFCNNKKHADYLFTKIEELFPGDFDVIHSNKSQNYRLRAMRNFEEQNLRGLITTDIMARGLDISEITHVINFEIPEVPEQYIHRIGRTGRAEKDGVAISFITKKEETLLLDIELLMDKALQIVPFPIEVKENPVKIAAENETVVMKNAHTIKLEEGGGAFHEKKAKNKKENWGGPTKRNPPKTKPGNRAQAKAKSKAKRKK; from the coding sequence ATGGAAAAGATCACGTTTGCCGATTTCGAGTTACCAGAAAAAATTCTGGATGTTTTGGCCGATTCTAATTTATTCGAGCCTACACCAATCCAGGAAAAAGCCCTGAAACCTATACTGTCAGGCCGTGATGTGATGGGCATCGCACAAACCGGGACCGGCAAGACCCTTGCGTATTTACTGCCCGTACTGAAGACATGGAAGTACAATAAAAACGGAAATCCTACAGTGCTGATCCTGGTGCCTACCCGCGAACTCGTGGTACAGGTAACGGAAATCCTGAAAAACCTTACCCAACACCTTACGACAAGGGTCATCGGTATATATGGTGGCGTAAACATCCGTACACAAAAGCTGCTTTTTGATGAAGGTTGCGACATCCTTATTGGTACGCCGGGCCGTGTGATGGATTTGGCGATTGACAGTGCCATCAGTCTAAAAGAGGTACAGAAACTGGTGATTGATGAGTTCGATGAAATGCTGAACCTGGGTTTCAAAATGCAGTTAAGCACAATTCTTACAATGACGCGCGAGAAAAGGCAAAACATATTATTTTCCGCTACCATGACCGATGCAGTGGATGAGATGTTGGAAGAATATTTTGCAAGTCCGATAGAAATTTCATTAGCCAAATCGGGCACACCGCTGGAAAAGATTGAACAGTTTGGCTATAAAGTCAGCAATTTCAATACGAAGATCAACCTGCTTGAATATCTGCTGAAATCAAACGCAGACCTGTCTAAAATTCTAGTATTCTGTAATAACAAGAAGCACGCAGATTATCTTTTTACGAAGATAGAAGAGCTTTTTCCGGGAGATTTTGATGTCATCCATTCCAATAAATCCCAGAATTACCGCCTTCGCGCGATGCGGAATTTTGAAGAACAGAATCTTCGTGGCCTAATCACTACTGATATCATGGCGCGTGGCCTCGATATATCAGAGATTACCCATGTCATTAATTTTGAAATACCAGAAGTGCCCGAGCAGTACATACACCGTATTGGCCGTACCGGGCGCGCAGAGAAAGATGGGGTAGCCATCTCTTTCATCACTAAAAAGGAGGAAACACTGCTGCTTGACATTGAATTATTGATGGATAAAGCTCTACAGATTGTTCCGTTCCCTATAGAAGTGAAAGAAAATCCTGTGAAAATTGCTGCTGAAAATGAAACAGTAGTAATGAAAAATGCCCATACCATAAAACTTGAAGAAGGCGGGGGCGCATTTCATGAGAAAAAAGCCAAAAACAAGAAGGAAAACTGGGGCGGGCCTACCAAGAGAAATCCACCTAAGACAAAACCTGGCAACCGTGCGCAGGCTAAAGCAAAATCAAAGGCAAAAAGAAAGAAATAA
- a CDS encoding FUSC family protein: MNYANELKKFVTSQYIYSAVRIALAIVIPSIILAHFGLLQEYFLFPLATSFVGLTDQPGPFIRRRNALLLAVITFFITATVASLLKDYPLLIFAEILVFGIFFGMIGVYGQRLAAVGSLSLVVLAIFADGHMLGGHLGKSLLIFLAGATWYFIIFMIVSKIQPYKLAAQMIGENYMELGQYLNIKSKFYLENPDFDELYLQVIAQQVKIKNLQEETRETVFKTRKIVNESTTTSRLLMLMFLNSIDLHEKLMTSESDYRKMQETFGESGFLKNVGTYLGYLARELENMGIALQSGTKARPLGNIPHELSEIHEQYFDLRNRKLNAHNLENFMVLRLILSRITAISDEITTMYKVLSQDNKLAKSLSAGLDLNKFVPDGEKPNLKVLLGNFSLKSSHFRHALRVTIALLIGYFISQLRFLGIGHSYWILITIIAIMRPAYATTKHRNLLRLYGTIVGAVLAYGILLTVEENTVLFVILMLSMILCFSFLKAQYFWAVLFMTIYIFLTFNFLNPGNINMIFKDRIIDTAIAGVVAYMVSYFVLPVWEHTQNLDLMKKSAKSNFKYYKAVMDTFLNGKTGIQDYKLKRKDAVIDLANLSDNFQRMISDPKNQQKKMEQLHQFVTTTHLITAYIASLSQYSKTAEAYPEIDFHNWNRKISAELLRTTLLLEQQKLRTHIVDESRLKPEDSVEKLLEKRRRELAENELTDRRDPNRITRLTELKNLQEILDLIYDVAKEQRKIVENYEPDNQSTTVRQ; encoded by the coding sequence ATGAATTACGCCAATGAACTCAAGAAATTTGTAACCAGCCAGTATATTTATTCGGCGGTGCGCATTGCTCTGGCTATTGTAATCCCGAGTATCATACTCGCACATTTCGGGTTACTTCAGGAATATTTTTTGTTTCCGCTGGCGACTAGTTTTGTAGGGCTTACCGATCAGCCCGGCCCTTTCATCCGCCGCAGGAATGCACTTTTGCTGGCAGTCATCACATTTTTCATCACAGCTACCGTGGCCAGTTTACTGAAAGATTATCCACTGTTGATTTTTGCGGAAATCCTTGTTTTCGGGATATTTTTTGGTATGATTGGCGTGTATGGGCAGCGATTGGCCGCTGTAGGATCTTTATCCCTGGTGGTACTGGCGATTTTTGCGGATGGTCATATGCTGGGCGGACATCTTGGTAAAAGCCTGCTTATCTTTTTGGCAGGGGCAACGTGGTATTTCATCATTTTCATGATTGTATCGAAAATCCAGCCGTATAAACTCGCCGCACAGATGATTGGTGAAAATTATATGGAACTGGGCCAATACTTAAATATAAAATCTAAATTCTATCTTGAAAACCCTGATTTTGATGAACTTTATTTACAGGTCATCGCACAACAGGTAAAGATTAAAAACCTACAGGAAGAAACGCGCGAAACAGTGTTCAAAACCAGGAAAATCGTCAACGAGTCCACCACTACAAGCCGTTTGCTGATGCTGATGTTTCTAAACTCAATAGATCTTCATGAAAAGCTGATGACCTCTGAGAGTGATTACCGGAAAATGCAGGAAACATTTGGTGAAAGTGGTTTCCTTAAAAATGTAGGTACCTATCTCGGTTATCTCGCCCGCGAGCTTGAGAATATGGGCATCGCGCTGCAAAGCGGCACCAAGGCGCGTCCGCTGGGGAATATACCGCATGAACTTAGCGAAATCCACGAGCAATATTTTGATCTGCGCAACCGGAAACTCAATGCCCATAACTTAGAGAACTTTATGGTGTTGAGGCTTATTCTGTCACGTATCACCGCCATTTCCGATGAAATCACTACCATGTACAAAGTCCTCAGCCAAGATAATAAACTCGCGAAAAGTCTATCCGCGGGGCTTGACCTGAATAAATTTGTACCAGACGGTGAAAAGCCAAACTTAAAGGTACTGCTGGGTAATTTTTCTTTGAAATCCTCACATTTCAGGCATGCGCTTCGGGTTACCATCGCATTGCTGATCGGCTATTTCATATCGCAGTTGCGTTTTTTAGGCATTGGCCATTCTTACTGGATTTTAATTACCATCATCGCTATCATGAGGCCAGCGTATGCTACCACCAAACACCGCAATTTGCTGCGGTTGTACGGCACCATCGTGGGCGCGGTGCTGGCGTACGGCATTCTGTTGACTGTTGAAGAAAATACGGTGTTGTTTGTCATCTTAATGCTGAGCATGATCCTGTGTTTCAGTTTTTTGAAGGCGCAGTATTTCTGGGCCGTATTGTTCATGACCATATACATCTTCCTGACCTTCAACTTCCTGAACCCCGGCAACATCAATATGATCTTTAAAGACCGCATTATTGATACCGCCATTGCAGGCGTTGTAGCGTATATGGTATCTTATTTTGTGCTACCGGTATGGGAACATACGCAGAATCTCGATTTAATGAAAAAATCGGCTAAGAGTAATTTCAAATACTACAAAGCCGTGATGGATACCTTTCTGAATGGTAAAACCGGCATCCAGGATTATAAACTGAAACGCAAAGATGCGGTGATTGATTTGGCCAACCTGTCGGATAATTTCCAAAGGATGATCTCCGATCCGAAAAACCAGCAGAAAAAGATGGAGCAACTGCATCAGTTTGTCACTACCACACACCTCATCACTGCGTATATCGCTTCACTATCACAATATTCTAAAACCGCCGAAGCATATCCCGAAATCGATTTTCATAACTGGAACCGGAAAATCTCAGCCGAACTACTGCGCACTACCCTATTGCTGGAGCAGCAAAAGTTGCGTACACACATTGTTGATGAAAGCAGGCTGAAACCCGAAGATTCCGTAGAAAAATTACTTGAAAAGCGTCGTAGAGAACTGGCCGAAAACGAGTTAACCGACCGCCGCGACCCAAACCGCATTACCCGTCTCACAGAACTCAAAAATCTACAGGAAATTCTCGATCTGATATATGATGTAGCAAAAGAGCAACGGAAAATCGTTGAAAATTATGAGCCGGATAATCAGTCTACCACAGTAAGGCAATAG
- a CDS encoding 4'-phosphopantetheinyl transferase family protein encodes MSLYRDFSDKQATILLWKYDETESLDPHELLEPENYEKVKGYHPVKLKELLLVRKILRSVLPGHKILYDGRVPYLEPNDFHISITHSFPFAALAISENEVGIDIEPFNPKITKIRHKFLQEEESYFIESQKEVTYLTVIWSLKESLYKIHHSKYWSLKKHYEVRPFDLSYPYDIQCRVHDDKVSDLYTARVEFFENYCLTVVD; translated from the coding sequence ATGTCTTTATACAGAGATTTTTCGGATAAACAAGCCACAATATTACTTTGGAAATATGACGAAACGGAGTCGCTGGACCCACACGAACTGCTGGAACCAGAGAATTATGAGAAAGTGAAAGGTTATCATCCGGTGAAACTGAAAGAGTTATTATTGGTAAGAAAAATCCTGAGATCTGTACTTCCGGGGCATAAGATTTTATACGATGGGCGCGTCCCATATCTGGAGCCTAATGATTTCCATATCTCCATCACGCACTCTTTTCCGTTTGCAGCGCTGGCTATTTCAGAGAATGAAGTGGGCATTGATATTGAACCCTTTAACCCTAAGATTACGAAAATACGTCACAAATTTCTGCAAGAAGAAGAGTCGTATTTCATTGAAAGCCAAAAAGAAGTCACTTACCTGACCGTTATTTGGTCTTTGAAGGAAAGTCTGTACAAGATTCATCATTCAAAATACTGGTCGCTGAAAAAACATTATGAAGTGAGACCGTTTGATCTCAGTTACCCCTATGATATCCAGTGCAGGGTGCATGATGACAAGGTTTCAGACCTTTACACGGCGCGTGTGGAATTTTTCGAGAACTATTGCCTTACTGTGGTAGACTGA
- a CDS encoding hemerythrin domain-containing protein, which produces MKRHEALVQLSRDHHFGLLLCWKLKQGINKEISAERMATYIQLFFNHNLYPHFKEEEETIFLILGNTHPLIAEALQEHAIMREMVAEGFTEITQIQNFRDLLETHIRKEERQIFPEIERQATDRQLQKIMALDYPALKEPDFSDEFWK; this is translated from the coding sequence ATGAAAAGACATGAAGCGCTTGTACAACTGAGTCGCGACCACCATTTTGGCTTGCTGCTGTGCTGGAAGCTTAAACAAGGGATCAATAAAGAAATCAGTGCAGAGAGGATGGCAACTTATATCCAGTTGTTTTTCAATCACAACCTCTATCCTCATTTTAAAGAGGAAGAAGAGACCATCTTTCTCATTTTAGGAAATACACATCCGTTAATCGCGGAAGCATTGCAGGAACATGCCATTATGCGTGAAATGGTGGCGGAAGGTTTTACAGAAATCACACAGATACAGAATTTCCGGGATTTGCTGGAAACGCATATCCGTAAAGAAGAGCGCCAGATTTTCCCCGAAATCGAAAGACAAGCCACAGACAGGCAGCTACAGAAGATTATGGCGCTGGATTATCCTGCACTAAAGGAACCTGATTTCAGTGATGAATTCTGGAAATAG
- the ahcY gene encoding adenosylhomocysteinase has translation METTTQYVPYKVKDISLAEWGRKEIKLAEAEMPGLMAIREEYGPSQPLKGARIAGCLHMTIQTAVLIETLVALGADVTWSSCNIFSTQDHAAAAIAAAGIPVYAWKGMNEEEFEWCIEQTIFFGEDRKPLNLILDDGGDLTNMVFDKYPELTKDIKGLSEETTTGVHRLYERMQNGTLVMPAINVNDSVTKSKFDNKYGCRESAVDAIRRATDVMLAGKRVVVCGYGDVGKGTAASFRGAGSIVTVTEIDPICALQASMEGFEVKRLETVVENADIIITTTGNFNIVRAEHFAKMKDKTIVCNIGHFDNEIDMAWLNENYGDTKYEVKPQVDVYNIDGKEIIILAEGRLVNLGCATGHPSFVMSNSFSNQTLAQIELWTNSAAYKNEVYTLPKHLDEKVAALHLKKLGVELEVLSPEQAKYIGVTVDGPFKPEYYRY, from the coding sequence ATGGAGACAACAACACAATACGTTCCTTACAAAGTAAAGGACATTTCCCTTGCTGAATGGGGCAGAAAAGAAATAAAACTTGCCGAGGCAGAAATGCCAGGCCTTATGGCCATTCGTGAAGAATACGGACCGTCGCAACCACTGAAGGGCGCACGCATTGCCGGCTGTCTTCACATGACGATACAGACTGCGGTGCTCATCGAGACTCTGGTAGCGCTTGGGGCAGATGTTACTTGGTCATCTTGTAACATCTTCTCAACCCAGGATCATGCTGCAGCAGCTATTGCAGCCGCCGGAATCCCCGTTTACGCCTGGAAGGGCATGAATGAGGAAGAGTTCGAATGGTGTATCGAACAAACCATTTTCTTTGGTGAAGACCGCAAGCCACTTAACCTTATTTTGGATGACGGCGGTGATTTGACAAATATGGTTTTTGATAAATATCCGGAGCTTACAAAAGACATCAAAGGTCTTTCTGAAGAAACCACCACCGGCGTTCACCGTCTTTATGAAAGAATGCAGAACGGTACGCTAGTAATGCCCGCTATCAACGTGAACGATTCGGTAACCAAGTCCAAATTCGATAACAAGTACGGCTGTAGAGAATCCGCGGTGGACGCGATCCGCAGAGCGACTGATGTAATGCTTGCTGGTAAGCGTGTGGTAGTATGCGGCTATGGCGATGTGGGCAAAGGTACGGCAGCTTCTTTCCGTGGTGCAGGTTCCATCGTTACCGTAACTGAAATTGATCCGATTTGCGCGCTTCAGGCTTCCATGGAAGGTTTTGAAGTAAAAAGACTGGAAACTGTGGTTGAAAACGCGGATATCATCATCACCACAACCGGAAACTTCAATATCGTAAGGGCTGAACATTTCGCGAAGATGAAAGACAAAACCATTGTGTGTAACATCGGGCACTTTGATAATGAAATCGATATGGCTTGGCTGAATGAAAACTACGGAGATACCAAATATGAGGTAAAACCACAGGTTGACGTATATAACATTGATGGCAAGGAAATTATTATTCTAGCTGAAGGCCGTTTGGTAAACTTAGGTTGTGCAACCGGTCACCCAAGTTTTGTAATGAGTAACTCTTTCAGCAACCAAACGTTAGCACAGATTGAATTATGGACCAACTCAGCAGCTTACAAGAATGAAGTTTATACTTTACCTAAACATCTTGACGAAAAAGTTGCAGCTTTACACCTTAAGAAATTAGGTGTGGAACTTGAAGTTCTTTCACCGGAACAAGCTAAATACATTGGAGTTACCGTTGACGGTCCATTCAAACCTGAATACTACCGATACTAA